Proteins from one Belonocnema kinseyi isolate 2016_QV_RU_SX_M_011 chromosome 8, B_treatae_v1, whole genome shotgun sequence genomic window:
- the LOC117179128 gene encoding uncharacterized protein LOC117179128, translated as MIQGGRRTTKINGSKIGKSYSSSLESSRSYDDSISEITTLSHSSGDQKIRHNNYRNSKNFNTRKSHFVLRKDTDSNDSGFRKNSHYSNKHNRRHHHHHEDNILTSKNFRTEKPNCHKFVDSKSNKRGSKSARKDKSRLLENESCRRFSSIEVNALSDRTSLCNNFHSQKNEKHYFKSGFKCNHINDKLNRRKEKEKDGIPDFGNLDYNEGKNVSIFSQDEKDRIEDSIEGSARTRVFYLKKEDVKNCKKLNQDLNIDLHYFRNSTKITKYQPKKRSTSESEIENKIQLRKVKSVEKSSKNSFDSNVDKTKKTRKIDNKETKIADAKEEVLTSISNLTIKSLFQSKKSQGHSRKCSKGPQKKCKIKGKNNSNINLNSENDISEEGKVENLITDSEVKIADKKLREFQEIKKSIKKNQKRKRTRYKNSRPEFKRKTLRYLNYLIRRVILSDREDNKNEDRDKKMLKNKIESGCECSEYASLKNIEDRLSEINENENSETSFSNYLESAYLKNSPSEIDKERIKDPVKLADECSSALTCGEPLLNQRQACARTPGMRVAFRPILCQADGSPHVGAELHASDDFTETPMRKIEIEFLDTEKYCIYKIYKSTDGVILIKESQRKELREGEYVIGRRILKDPETLLPFSINTSSEKNVNQLFSHRNNSTQTEIDLTKQSSKNKSWFRKLYTQKYQRRSKKYFTSLESRSNSSFLESSDFQQIQSTFTKS; from the coding sequence aTGATCCAAGGAGGAAGAAGGACAACAAAAATAAACGGGTCCAAAATTGGCAAATCTTACTCTTCAAGCCTCGAATCTTCTCGTTCCTATGATGATTCAATTTCAGAAATTACAACTTTATCCCACTCTTCTGGAGATCAAAAAATCAGACATAACAACTAccgtaattcaaaaaatttcaatactagAAAATCTCACTTTGTTTTGAGAAAGGACACAGATTCAAATGATTCTGGATTTAGGAAAAACTCTCATTACTCTAATAAACACAACAGAAGACATCATCATCACCATGAAGACAATATTTTAACTTCTAAAAATTTCAGGACAGAAAAACCTAATTGTCATAAATTTGTTGATTCTAAAAGCAATAAACGAGGCAGCAAATCTGCCCGAAAAGACAAATCGAGACTTTTAGAAAATGAAAGTTGTAGAAGATTTTCTTCCATAGAAGTTAATGCACTTTCAGATAGGACTTCTCTCTGCAATAATTTTCATtctcagaaaaatgaaaaacattattttaaaagtggttttaaatgtaatcatataaatgataaattgaatcgaagaaaagaaaaagaaaaggatgGGATTCCAGATTTTGGTAATTTGGATTATAATGAAGGCAAAAATGTGTCGATTTTTAGTCAAGATGAAAAGGACAGAATAGAAGACTCTATTGAAGGATCAGCTCGTactcgagttttttatttaaagaaggaagatgttaaaaattgcaaaaaactcaATCAGGATTTAAATATCGATTTGCATTATTTTcgtaattcaacaaaaataactaaatatcaaccaaagaaaagaaGTACAAGTGAATCAgagatagaaaataaaattcaattaagaaaagTAAAGAGTGTCGAAAAATCAAGTAAAAATTCCTTTGATTCCAATGTGGATAAAACCAAAAAAACTAGAAAGATTGATAATAAGGAAACTAAAATTGCAGATGCAAAAGAAGAAGTTTTGACAAGTATTTCAAATCTTactattaaaagtttatttcaatcaaaaaaaagtCAAGGGCATAGTAGAAAATGTTCTAAAGGACCTCaaaagaaatgtaaaataaaaggaaaaaataattccaacataaatttaaattcagaaaatgatATCTCTGAAGAaggaaaggttgaaaatttaatcactgATTCAGAAGTTAAAATTGCAGACAAAAAACTGAGAGAATTCcaagaaataaagaaaagtataaagaaaaatcagaaaagaAAAAGAACCAGGTACAAAAACTCTCGACCTGAATTCAAAAGGAAAACCTTACGTTACTTAAACTATTTGATACGAAGAGTTATTTTGAGTGATAGAGAAGATAATAAAAATGAAGATAGAGacaaaaaaatgctgaaaaataaaatagaatccGGTTGTGAATGCAGTGAATACGCTTCTCTGAAAAATATTGAAGATCGACTTTccgaaattaatgaaaatgaaaattctgagACAAGTTTTTCTAATTATCTCGAATCTGCCTATCTGAAAAACTCTCCTAGTGAAATAGACAAGGAACGGATTAAAGACCCTGTGAAGTTAGCGGACGAGTGCAGCTCGGCTCTCACATGCGGAGAACCTCTGCTAAATCAGAGACAAGCGTGCGCGCGCACGCCGGGCATGCGCGTTGCTTTCCGACCCATACTCTGCCAGGCCGACGGTTCTCCACATGTGGGAGCCGAGCTGCACGCCTCAGATGACTTTACAGAAACTCCAATGCGCAAAATAGAAATAGAATTTCTGGACACagaaaaatattgtatatataaaatttataaaagcacCGATGGagtaatattaattaaagaatCTCAGAGAAAAGAATTAAGAGAAGGCGAATACGTGATCgggagaagaattttaaaagatcctgAAACATTACTTCCGTTTTCGATTAAtacaagttctgaaaaaaatgtaaatcaattattttcacatCGCAATAATTCAACGCAGACTGAAATTGATTTAACGAAGcagagttcaaaaaataaaagttggttTAGGAAATTGTATACCCAAAAGTACCAGAGAcgctcaaaaaaatatttcacttcttTAGAATCGAGGAGCAATTCCAGTTTTCTAGAATCATCAGACTTTCAACAAATTCAATCTACCTTTACGAAAAGCTAA